The Xenopus laevis strain J_2021 chromosome 5L, Xenopus_laevis_v10.1, whole genome shotgun sequence genome has a segment encoding these proteins:
- the tomm20.L gene encoding mitochondrial import receptor subunit TOM20 homolog has product MVAVGKTSAIAAGVCGALLLGYCIYFDRKRRSDPNFKNRLREKRRKQKIAKERAGQSRLPDLKDAEAVQKFFLEEIQLGEELLAQGDFEKGVDHLTNAIAICGQPQQLLQVLQQTLPPPVFQMLLTKLPTISQRIGNAQNLSEDDVE; this is encoded by the exons ATGGTCGCAGTAGGGAAGACGAGTGCCATTGCGGCAGGGGTGTGCGGGGCCCTGTTACTCGGATATTGTATTTATTTCGACAGAAAAAGGAGGAGTGACCCCAACTTTAAGAACCGGCTGCGAGAAA aaagaagaaaacaaaagattGCCAAAGAGAGAGCAGGCCAGTCAAGG TTACCAGATCTTAAAGATGCAGAGGCTGTCCAAAAATTTTTCCTTGAAGAAATTCAGCTTGGAGAGGAATTATTGGCTCAAG GTGATTTTGAAAAGGGTGTTGATCACTTAACAAATGCAATTGCCATTTGTGGGCAGCCTCAGCAGTTGCTACAGGTTTTGCAGCAGACCTTACCCCCACCTGTATTCCAGATGCTACTAACTAAGCTACCAACCATCAGCCAA AGAATTGGAAATGCTCAGAATTTGTCTGAAGATGATGTGGAGTAG